A portion of the Melanotaenia boesemani isolate fMelBoe1 chromosome 2, fMelBoe1.pri, whole genome shotgun sequence genome contains these proteins:
- the znf598 gene encoding E3 ubiquitin-protein ligase ZNF598 isoform X2 → MRVLCDQKYCAVCREELDKVVFVKKLEAFQSLPYQQFPCEKKHDIYFSGEKIYAQYRHLLLSECVRCPEPKVFSRFEELEQHMRKQHELFCCKLCSKHLKIFSHERKWYNRKELARHRAHGDPDDTSHRGHPLCKFCDDRYLDNDELLKHLRRDHYFCHFCDADGSQEYYSDYKYLSEHFRESHYLCEEGRCATEQFTHAFRSEIDYKAHKAAAHSKNRAEARQNRHIDLQFNYAPRQQRRNEGLVSGEDYEELRGNRGGRGRPQGGQKSWRYSREREEEDRQVEAALRASMAVRGQAERAAMQERSAPKHSREERMERTEPEEPRHQMGQLKTVSKPPVRTMKSKNPGDEDDFPALGATAVTPIVKPAPVASTASLKEDDFPSLSTAAVTAPMTPAYSTQPKKTSSFQEEDFPALVSRVRPLKPAAGTSSAWSSHTAVAKPTTHPPPSSRPPPPHSTASAGPQPLSSSNPSSSRRKKKVGENGKASSRLSPSLSDDESGGMTQQEFRSVPTMLDISSLLTVKGGNSKPSTIPSTSTNPTPSTDLPGSKANKKKKQKNTATIPASVSAASGMTTTVNTISVETTAQKENVPEKSRNKPLSNAVTATVASGLANGFTDVSPAVDKDSPVVTPPPSIDPAPEQEEEFPALMTKKPPPGFKTSFPMKASSPAPSTAVPTPPPGLGVSAPKPPPGFTGIPLNSNVVEPAPSAVTLPPKVPNSGYLVPDDFQQRNLELIQSIRKFLHYDESKFNQFKNYSAQFRQSVISAAQYHCSCKDLLGDDFNRIFSELLVLLPDTGKQQELLTAHGDCKALEKQSGAGGGKKNKNKKNAWQMPATMAITAAELDCQVCPTCRQVLAPKDFNSHKTLHMRGNEEFPSLQSISRIIS, encoded by the exons ATGAGGGTGCTGTGCGACCAGAAATACTGCGCCGTCTGCCGGGAAGAGCTTGACAAG GTGGTGTTTGTGAAAAAGCTGGAGGCCTTTCAGTCTCTGCCCTATCAGCAGTTTCCATGTGAGAAGAAGCATGACATCTATTTCAGCGGCGAGAAGATCTATGCTCAGTACAG GCATTTGCTGTTATCAGAATGTGTTCGCTGTCCAGAGCCTAAGGTTTTCTCCAGGTTTGAGGAGCTTGAGCAGCACATGAGGAAGCAGCACGAACTCTTCTGTTGCAAACTCTGCTCAAAACATCTTAAG ATCTTCTCCCATGAACGGAAGTGGTATAACCGTAAGGAACTGGCACGTCACAGAGCACATGGAGACCCGGATGACACGAGTCACAGAGGACACCCGCTCTGCAAGTTCTGCGATGACCGTTACCTCGATAACGATGAGCTCCTGAAGCACTTACGCAGGGACCACTACTTCTGCCATTTCTGTGACGCTGACGGTTCTCAGGAATATTACAG TGATTACAAATATCTAAGCGAGCACTTCAGAGAGAGCCACTATCTGTGCGAGGAAGGCCGCTGCGCCACTGAACAGTTCACCCACGCATTCCGTTCAGAGATTGACTACAAAGCCCACAAGGCTGCAGCGCACAGCAAAAACAGAGCGGAGGCTCGGCAGAACCGTCACATCGACCTGCAGTTTAACTATGCCCCGAGACAACAGAGGAGGAATGAAG GTCTGGTGTCAGGAGAGGACTATGAGGAGCTCCGTGGCAAtcgaggaggaagaggaaggccTCAGGGGGGACAGAAGAGCTGGAGGTACTCCCG agaaagagaggaagaggacagGCAGGTGGAAGCTGCTTTAAGGGCTTCCATGGCCGTGCGTGGACAGGCGGAAAGGGCTGCGATGCAGGAGAGGAGCGCtcccaaacacagcagggaGGAGAGGATGGAAAGAACAGAGCCAGAAGAGCCCAGACACCAAATGGGACAACTCAAAACAGTTAGCAAACCTCCAG TGAGAACAATGAAGAGCAAAAATCCAGGGGATGAAGATGACTTTCCAGCTTTAGGAGCCACAGCTGTGACACCCAT TGTAAAGCCAGCTCCTGTGGCGTCCACAGCGTCTCTGAAGGAAGACGACTTCCCCAGTCTCTCAACCGCTGCAGTTACAGCCCCAATGACCCCGGCTTATTCCACCCAGCCGAAGAAGACCTCGTCTTTTCAAGAAGAGGATTTCCCTGCGCTCGTCTCCCGAGTCCGACCcctcaaacctgcagcaggcaCCAGCTCTGCATGGTCCAGTCACACTGCTGTAGCTAAGCCCACCACTCACCCCCCTCCTTCCTCcagacctcctcctcctcattcaaCAGCATCCGCTGGCCCTCAGCCCCTCTCTTCTTCAAACCCATCATCCTCCCGCAGGAAGAAGAAAGTTGGGGAGAATGGGAAAGCATCATCCcgtctctctccatctctttctgATGATGAGAGCGGAGGAATGACGCAGCAGGAGTTCCGCTCGGTGCCCACCATGTTGGATATCTCCTCCCTGCTCACTGTTAAAGGGGGCAACAGCAAACCCTCGACCATACCCTCCACCTCTACAAATCCAACCCCCAGCACGGATCTGCCCGGCTCTAAAGccaataagaagaaaaaacagaagaacacAGCTACAATTCCTGCGTCTGTGTCCGCGGCATCAGGGATGACGACGACTGTAAATACAATCTCAGTGGAAACAACGGCACAAAAGGAAAACGTCCCTGAGAAATCTAGGAACAAACCACTTTCCAACGCTGTGACGGCAACAGTGGCGAGCGGATTAGCAAATGGCTTCACTGACGTATCACCAGCTGTTGACAAAGACTCGCCAGTGGTAACCCCACCCCCCAGCATAGACCCCGCCCCTGAACAAGAGGAAGAATTCCCTGCTCTCATGACCAAGAAACCACCACCAG GCTTCAAGACCTCTTTCCCGATGAAGGCCTCGAGCCCTGCCCCATCCACTGCAGTGCCCACACCTCCCCCTGGCCTGGGGGTCTCAGCCCCTAAGCCTCCACCAGGCTTCACTGGAATCCCCCTCAATAGCAACGTGGTGGAGCCAGCACCCTCTGCAGTCACCCT GCCACCCAAGGTGCCAAACAGTGGTTACTTGGTGCCAGACGACTTCCAGCAGAGAAACCTGGAGCTCATCCAGTCCATTAGAAAGTTCCTCCACTATGATGAGTCAAAGTTCAACCAGTTCAAAAACTACTCTGCCCAGTTTAGACAG AGTGTGATATCAGCAGCCCAGTATCACTGCAGCTGTAAGGACCTGCTCGGAGATGACTTTAATCGCATCTTCAGCGAGCTGCTGGTGCTCTTACCGGATACCGGCAAGCAGCAGGAGCTCCTGACTGCCCACGGGGACTGCAAAGCTCTGGAGAAGCAGTCAGGTGCTGGAGGaggaaagaagaataaaaacaagaagaatgCTTGGCAGATGCCTGCTACGATGGCTATCACGGCAGCTGAACTGGACTGCCAGGTGTGCCCCACTTGCAGACAGGTACTGGCCCCCAAAGACTTCAACTCCCACAAGACCCTGCACATGAGGGGAAATGAGGAATTCCCTTCTTTGCAGTCAATTAGCCGTATCATTAGTTAG
- the ccdc97 gene encoding coiled-coil domain-containing protein 97, with protein sequence MWGEIDPPVKKQPSLCEIGYKGEASEEPVAPVLTSQQNRHADSKEPLHVTMGETSCVAAMIESVAMSGSPVKSQQIGEAELTVGERKDELLHQYQTRPLVFLERYQACLKPEHLPAFAHVSSDPRAQHYSQVVRAAGHTNRTRVRNQRYAALRALQREGKYFSEEQMRIREPLLYEQYIGQYLTDEEVLERSQDAMLDGAEMAPGGGTGGLAHLLLDSYQERLIQNRLQEEQEREDDAQEEDEDDDDVGVQRTEWEPTPAEKALLREEFISQMHQRFLDGKDKDFNYSEVDENPDYDNLDIVSRDAEDRYFDEDDEEEEEEEEEMENDHEEGKMTE encoded by the exons ATGTGGGGCGAGATCGACCCTCCGGTTAAAAAACAACCGAGTTTGTGTGAGATAGGATATAAGGGCGAAGCCTCAGAGGAACCTGTGGCACCGGTACTGACATCCCAGCAGAACAGACACGCTGACAGCAAGGAACCTCTGCACGTCACTATG ggtGAAACCAGTTGTGTGGCTGCCATGATAGAGTCCGTAGCCATGAGTGGCAGCCCCGTGAAGAGCCAGCAGATAGGAGAGGCTGAACTGACCGTAGGGGAGCGCAAAGATGAGCTGCTGCATCAGTACCAGACCAGACCACTGGTATTCCTGGAGAGGTACCAA GCCTGTCTGAAGCCTGAGCACCTGCCTGCATTTGCCCACGTCAGTTCTGACCCGAGAGCCCAGCACTACAGCCAGGTGGTGCGAGCCGCTGGACACACCAATAGGACCAGAGTCAGAAACCAGCGCTACGCTGCCCTCAGGGCTCTGCAGAGAG AGGGTAAATATTTCAGTGAAGAACAGATGCGGATAAGGGAGCCACTGCTGTATGAACAATATATTGGCCAGTACTTGACTGATGAGGAG GTCCTGGAACGTTCCCAGGATGCCATGTTAGATGGTGCAGAGATGGCACCAGGAGGAGGGACAGGAGGGCTTGCCCACCTTCTCCTGGACTCCTACCAGGAACGACTCATCCAAAACCGCCTGcaagaggagcaggagagggaggatgatgcacaagaggaggatgaagatgatgatg atGTTGGAGTCCAGCGGACAGAATGGGAACCGACCCCAGCGGAGAAGGCTCTGCTCAGGGAGGAGTTCATCAGTCAGATGCACCAGCGCTTCTTAGATGGCAAAGACAAGGATTTCAACTACAG tgagGTGGATGAAAACCCTGACTATGACAACTTGGACATCGTCAGCAGAGATGCAGAGGATAGATACTTTGATGAAGatgacgaagaagaagaagaagaggaagaggagatggaAAACGATCACGAAGAAGGGAAGATGACAGAATAA
- the znf598 gene encoding E3 ubiquitin-protein ligase ZNF598 isoform X1, with product MDSTATKDSEKTCVLCCQDIEIFALGKCDHPVCYRCSTKMRVLCDQKYCAVCREELDKVVFVKKLEAFQSLPYQQFPCEKKHDIYFSGEKIYAQYRHLLLSECVRCPEPKVFSRFEELEQHMRKQHELFCCKLCSKHLKIFSHERKWYNRKELARHRAHGDPDDTSHRGHPLCKFCDDRYLDNDELLKHLRRDHYFCHFCDADGSQEYYSDYKYLSEHFRESHYLCEEGRCATEQFTHAFRSEIDYKAHKAAAHSKNRAEARQNRHIDLQFNYAPRQQRRNEGLVSGEDYEELRGNRGGRGRPQGGQKSWRYSREREEEDRQVEAALRASMAVRGQAERAAMQERSAPKHSREERMERTEPEEPRHQMGQLKTVSKPPVRTMKSKNPGDEDDFPALGATAVTPIVKPAPVASTASLKEDDFPSLSTAAVTAPMTPAYSTQPKKTSSFQEEDFPALVSRVRPLKPAAGTSSAWSSHTAVAKPTTHPPPSSRPPPPHSTASAGPQPLSSSNPSSSRRKKKVGENGKASSRLSPSLSDDESGGMTQQEFRSVPTMLDISSLLTVKGGNSKPSTIPSTSTNPTPSTDLPGSKANKKKKQKNTATIPASVSAASGMTTTVNTISVETTAQKENVPEKSRNKPLSNAVTATVASGLANGFTDVSPAVDKDSPVVTPPPSIDPAPEQEEEFPALMTKKPPPGFKTSFPMKASSPAPSTAVPTPPPGLGVSAPKPPPGFTGIPLNSNVVEPAPSAVTLPPKVPNSGYLVPDDFQQRNLELIQSIRKFLHYDESKFNQFKNYSAQFRQSVISAAQYHCSCKDLLGDDFNRIFSELLVLLPDTGKQQELLTAHGDCKALEKQSGAGGGKKNKNKKNAWQMPATMAITAAELDCQVCPTCRQVLAPKDFNSHKTLHMRGNEEFPSLQSISRIIS from the exons ATGGATTCAACAGCCACAAAAGACTCAGAGAAGACTTGTGTCTTGTGTTGCCAGGACATCGAGATCTTCGCCTTGGGAAAATGTGATCACCCGGTTTGCTACCGTTGTTCCACGAAGATGAGGGTGCTGTGCGACCAGAAATACTGCGCCGTCTGCCGGGAAGAGCTTGACAAG GTGGTGTTTGTGAAAAAGCTGGAGGCCTTTCAGTCTCTGCCCTATCAGCAGTTTCCATGTGAGAAGAAGCATGACATCTATTTCAGCGGCGAGAAGATCTATGCTCAGTACAG GCATTTGCTGTTATCAGAATGTGTTCGCTGTCCAGAGCCTAAGGTTTTCTCCAGGTTTGAGGAGCTTGAGCAGCACATGAGGAAGCAGCACGAACTCTTCTGTTGCAAACTCTGCTCAAAACATCTTAAG ATCTTCTCCCATGAACGGAAGTGGTATAACCGTAAGGAACTGGCACGTCACAGAGCACATGGAGACCCGGATGACACGAGTCACAGAGGACACCCGCTCTGCAAGTTCTGCGATGACCGTTACCTCGATAACGATGAGCTCCTGAAGCACTTACGCAGGGACCACTACTTCTGCCATTTCTGTGACGCTGACGGTTCTCAGGAATATTACAG TGATTACAAATATCTAAGCGAGCACTTCAGAGAGAGCCACTATCTGTGCGAGGAAGGCCGCTGCGCCACTGAACAGTTCACCCACGCATTCCGTTCAGAGATTGACTACAAAGCCCACAAGGCTGCAGCGCACAGCAAAAACAGAGCGGAGGCTCGGCAGAACCGTCACATCGACCTGCAGTTTAACTATGCCCCGAGACAACAGAGGAGGAATGAAG GTCTGGTGTCAGGAGAGGACTATGAGGAGCTCCGTGGCAAtcgaggaggaagaggaaggccTCAGGGGGGACAGAAGAGCTGGAGGTACTCCCG agaaagagaggaagaggacagGCAGGTGGAAGCTGCTTTAAGGGCTTCCATGGCCGTGCGTGGACAGGCGGAAAGGGCTGCGATGCAGGAGAGGAGCGCtcccaaacacagcagggaGGAGAGGATGGAAAGAACAGAGCCAGAAGAGCCCAGACACCAAATGGGACAACTCAAAACAGTTAGCAAACCTCCAG TGAGAACAATGAAGAGCAAAAATCCAGGGGATGAAGATGACTTTCCAGCTTTAGGAGCCACAGCTGTGACACCCAT TGTAAAGCCAGCTCCTGTGGCGTCCACAGCGTCTCTGAAGGAAGACGACTTCCCCAGTCTCTCAACCGCTGCAGTTACAGCCCCAATGACCCCGGCTTATTCCACCCAGCCGAAGAAGACCTCGTCTTTTCAAGAAGAGGATTTCCCTGCGCTCGTCTCCCGAGTCCGACCcctcaaacctgcagcaggcaCCAGCTCTGCATGGTCCAGTCACACTGCTGTAGCTAAGCCCACCACTCACCCCCCTCCTTCCTCcagacctcctcctcctcattcaaCAGCATCCGCTGGCCCTCAGCCCCTCTCTTCTTCAAACCCATCATCCTCCCGCAGGAAGAAGAAAGTTGGGGAGAATGGGAAAGCATCATCCcgtctctctccatctctttctgATGATGAGAGCGGAGGAATGACGCAGCAGGAGTTCCGCTCGGTGCCCACCATGTTGGATATCTCCTCCCTGCTCACTGTTAAAGGGGGCAACAGCAAACCCTCGACCATACCCTCCACCTCTACAAATCCAACCCCCAGCACGGATCTGCCCGGCTCTAAAGccaataagaagaaaaaacagaagaacacAGCTACAATTCCTGCGTCTGTGTCCGCGGCATCAGGGATGACGACGACTGTAAATACAATCTCAGTGGAAACAACGGCACAAAAGGAAAACGTCCCTGAGAAATCTAGGAACAAACCACTTTCCAACGCTGTGACGGCAACAGTGGCGAGCGGATTAGCAAATGGCTTCACTGACGTATCACCAGCTGTTGACAAAGACTCGCCAGTGGTAACCCCACCCCCCAGCATAGACCCCGCCCCTGAACAAGAGGAAGAATTCCCTGCTCTCATGACCAAGAAACCACCACCAG GCTTCAAGACCTCTTTCCCGATGAAGGCCTCGAGCCCTGCCCCATCCACTGCAGTGCCCACACCTCCCCCTGGCCTGGGGGTCTCAGCCCCTAAGCCTCCACCAGGCTTCACTGGAATCCCCCTCAATAGCAACGTGGTGGAGCCAGCACCCTCTGCAGTCACCCT GCCACCCAAGGTGCCAAACAGTGGTTACTTGGTGCCAGACGACTTCCAGCAGAGAAACCTGGAGCTCATCCAGTCCATTAGAAAGTTCCTCCACTATGATGAGTCAAAGTTCAACCAGTTCAAAAACTACTCTGCCCAGTTTAGACAG AGTGTGATATCAGCAGCCCAGTATCACTGCAGCTGTAAGGACCTGCTCGGAGATGACTTTAATCGCATCTTCAGCGAGCTGCTGGTGCTCTTACCGGATACCGGCAAGCAGCAGGAGCTCCTGACTGCCCACGGGGACTGCAAAGCTCTGGAGAAGCAGTCAGGTGCTGGAGGaggaaagaagaataaaaacaagaagaatgCTTGGCAGATGCCTGCTACGATGGCTATCACGGCAGCTGAACTGGACTGCCAGGTGTGCCCCACTTGCAGACAGGTACTGGCCCCCAAAGACTTCAACTCCCACAAGACCCTGCACATGAGGGGAAATGAGGAATTCCCTTCTTTGCAGTCAATTAGCCGTATCATTAGTTAG
- the rpusd1 gene encoding RNA pseudouridylate synthase domain-containing protein 1: MMTVEPASLESLRVLYQSDDYIVVDKHWDIRIDSKMWYEKQTVQAQLQHRFPHLADPSTYYGFRFCHQLDFSTSGALCVALNKAAAGKAYRCFKDRTVTKAYLSLVRGWVEHETQTLDFSIGKNSTEGKTHMMCIEGTEGCENPKSCQTELTVLEYGLYDGDPVTKVLLQPLTGRTHQLRVHCSAIGHPIVGDFTYSLGADDSPYRMMLHAYLLHIPLEPQHLLVIAGDPFVPAVDPKWLPQRSLRTLPATVEALLENRKTKEEEQKGARRKEEKQKQTKGQTIEEETEEQRRVCQEWLSEWAGD; this comes from the exons ATGATGACTGTAGAGCCTGCAAGCCTGGAGAGCCTGAGAGTGCTCTACCAGAGTGATGACTACATTGTAGTGGACAAACACTGGGACATCCGTATTGACAGCAAAATGTGGTATGAGAAACAGACTGTGCAGGCGCAACTTCAGCACCGCTTCCCTCATCTGGCAGACCCTAGCACATACTATGGATTTAG GTTCTGTCATCAGTTGGATTTCTCCACCAGTggagcactttgtgttgctctaAATAAGGCTGCTGCCGGCAAGGCTTATCGTTGTTTCAAGGATCGCACCGTCACCAAGGCCTACCTTTCACTG GTTCGTGGGTGGGTTGAACATGAGACGCAAACTTTGGACTTTTCTATTGGCAAGAACTCCACTGAGGGAAAAACACATATGATGTGCATTGAGGGAACAGAAG GTTGTGAGAATCCCAAGTCCTGTCAAACTGAACTAACAGTGTTGGAGTATGGATTGTATGACGGGGATCCTGTCACCAAGGTGCTACTGCAGCCACTCACTG GCCGAACCCACCAGTTAAGGGTCCACTGCAGCGCCATTGGCCACCCCATTGTTGGAGACTTCACCTACAGCTTGGGAGCAGACGACTCTCCGTACCGTATGATGCTGCATGCCTACCTCCTTCACATTCCCCTGGAACCCCAGCATCTTCTTGTCATCGCCGGAGACCCCTTTGTCCCAGCAGTTGACCCAAAATGGCTCCCACAGCGCTCATTGCGGACATTGCCAGCTACTGTGGAGGCCCTGTTGGAGAACAGAAAGACTAAAGAGGAGGAACAGAAGGGAGCtagaagaaaagaggaaaagcagaaacaaacgAAAGGACAGACGATTGAAGAGGAGactgaggagcagaggagggTTTGCCAGGAGTGGTTGAGTGAATGGGCTGGAGACTGA
- the slc25a17 gene encoding peroxisomal membrane protein PMP34, protein MASEVFSYESLVHAMAGAVGSVTAMTVFFPLDTARLRLQVDENRKAKSTPAILADIVKEEGLLAPYRGWFPVICSLCCSNFVYFYCFHYLKASWLRGKQSAPGTDLIIGIAAGVINVLATTPLWVVNTRLKLQGSKFQSSDIQPTNYSGILDAFVQIIRGEGVGALWNGTFPSLLLVLNPAIQFMIYEGLKRQLRRGVPRELSSLEVFMIGAVAKAVATTVTYPLQTIQSILRFGQFNASTEKSKLLSSIRTIKCLLVNRARKNGMLGLFKGLEAKLLQTVLTAALMFLLYEKIASCTFRVMGLSNSHLKKR, encoded by the exons ATGGCCTCAGAGGTTTTTTCGTATGAGAGTTTGGTTCATGCAATGGCAGGAGCGGTG ggaAGTGTGACTGCCATGACTGTATTCTTCCCTCTTGATACAGCCAGATTGAGGCTTCAAG tggATGAAAATAGGAAGGCCAAATCCACTCCAGCCATACTGGCCGACATTGTCAAAGAAGAAGGACT ACTGGCTCCCTACAGAGGCTGGTTCCCTGTCATCTGCAGTCTGTGCTGCTCCAACTTTGTCTACTTCTACTGCTTCCACTACCTCAAAGCCAGCTGGTTGAGAGGAAAGCAGTCAGCACCTGGCACTGACTTAATCATAGGCATTGCTGCAG GTGTTATAAATGTACTAGCTACAACCCCTTTGTGGGTGGTCAACACCAGGCTGAAGCTTCAGGGCTCCAAGTTTCAGAGTTCGGACATCCAGCCCACCAACTACTCAGGCATTCTGG ATGCATTTGTGCAGATCATCCGTGGTGAAGGCGTTGGAGCCCTGTGGAACGGGACCTTCCCGTCCCTGCTGCTGGTTCTGAACCCTGCCATCCAGTTCATGATTTACGAAGGCTTGAAGAGGCAGCTGAGGAGAGGAGTTCCCAGGGAG CTGTCATCCCTCGAGGTCTTCATGATCGGCGCTGTCGCCAAAGCTGTCGCCACCACTGTTACATACCCACTGCAGACCATACAGTCCATTCTTAGG tttggtCAGTTCAACGCATCAACAGAAAAGTCAAAACTACTGTCCAGTATAAGAACTATCAAGTGTTTACTTGTTAACAGGGCGAG GAAGAATGGCATGTTGGGCCTGTTTAAAGGCCTGGAGGCCAAGCTACTGCAGACAGTGCTGACTGCTGCCCTCATGTTCCTTCTCTATGAGAAGATTGCCAGCTGTACCTTCAGAGTCATGGGGCTCAGCAACAGCCACCTGAAGAAACGCTAG